Part of the Polyangiaceae bacterium genome, CAACTGCAACTTCTTCGGCTGCAAGGCGGGCGAGATCTGCAGCAACAGCGCCTGCGTCGACGACCCCTGCGACCCGAACACCTGTCAGGCCGGTGAGGTCTGCAAGCCGAACGAGACCTTCACCGAGCCGCGCTGCGTGAAGAGCTGCGCCTCCGTCACCTGCCAGGCCGGCGAGAAGTGCGTCGAGGGCGAGTGCAAGGCGACCGGTTGCGGTCAGGACTGCCCGACCGGCCAGGTCTGCGCGCCCGCGGGCGATGCGTCGTTCTCCTGCGCACCGGACAAGTGCCAGACCGAGGGCGGCCTGGCCTGCTCGAACGGCTCGTACTGCGATCCGGCCACCGGCGCTTGCGGCAACGACCCCTGCACCGGGGTGAAGTGCCCGAGCGACGCCGAGTGGTGCCAGAACGGTGAATGCGTCTGGAAGCCCGAGACCGGCACCGGCGGCACCGGAGGCACGAGCGGCACCGGCGGTGGTGGAGCTGGCGGCAGCGGCGCCAAGGACGGCGGCGCCGGTAGCGGCGGAACCGCAGGCACGGCGGGCAGCGCCGGCTCCGGCGAACCCCCCAAGGGCGTCTGGGGCCTCGCCACCGGCGGCGGAGGCTGCGCGTGCAGCAGCGTGGGCGAGCGCGAGCGGCTCACGCCCGCAGCGCTGCTGCTCTTCGCGCTGGGCGCGCTCACCTTCACCAGGCGGCGGCGGCACGGGCGGGCTGCCACTTTGAACGATGCTCGTTGCGCGGGCGAATCGGAGAACAAGGGAGATTGGTCATGAAACGCTTCGGGCTCTGGGCAGCCTTCGTCTCGAGTGCTGCAGTCGGTCTGTGGGGAGTGACTGGCTGCACCACCGAGGGCTTCTGTTTCGATGACTGCGGCACCGGCGGCTCCGCGGCCAGCGGTGGCACCGGCGCGACCGACGGCGGCGGCGCCACCGGCGGCATCGACATCGACGGCAGCATCGGTGGCAGCGGCGGCGGCATCGTCTTTCCGGACGCAGGCGACACTTGCGTGAAGACCGGCGACGAGATGTGCAACGGCATAGACGACGACTGCAACGGCAAGATCGACGACGGTCTGGACTGGACCTCGCCCCTGCACTGCGGCACCTGCGACCTGAACTGCACGCAGATCCCCCATAGCGAGAACCAGACCTGCGAGCCGCCCGGGACGCTGGACGGCACGACGCCCGGGACCTGCAAGTTCACCTGCGAGGTCGATTTCTACGACGACAAGACCAAGCCTGGCACCGACTGCGACTACCAGTGCCCCTGGAACCCGAACGGGACCAACACCACCGATCCGGGTGGCGCCTTCGGTTGCGGCAAGGACGACGACTGCGACGGCACCATCGACGAAGACGTCGACGTCTGCAAGGACATCGACAACTGCGGCAAGTGCGGCAAGACCTGCACGCTGCCGAACGCGACGGCGAAGTGCGTCACCTCCGCCGCGAGCGGCACGCCCTGCACCGAGGCGAACACGGGCTGTCAGATCGATCAGTGCACCGGCGGCTACGCCGACGCGAACAAGAGCGCGAGCGACGGCTGCGAGTACAAGTGTCCGATCTTCCCGACCACGGCCGAGGTGTGCGACGGCCAGGACAACGACTGCGACGGCCTGATCGACAACGCCGACCCGGACCTCACCACCGCCGACCAGGACGTCGGTGACGCCTGCTTCGGCGGCACCCAGGGCATCTGCGCCGACGCCGCGAACCAGGGCCTGAACAAGTGCATCGGCGGCAAGATCGAGTGCTGCGACCAGGACTCGAACAACATCAATGGGACCAACCCAGCGCTCCCGGTCACTGGCCTCCGCAACGGCGTGTGCGACTCCCCGAACGGACCCCAGGTCACCAAGCCGGGCGACAAGCTCGAGACCTGCAACGGCAAGGACGACGACTGCGACGGCCAGAACGACGACAACCCGACCGATCAGGGCGGCAAGTGCGGCCCGAGCGACACCGGCAACTGCGTGAAGGGCACCGAGCAGTGCCAGAACGGCGCGCTGGTTTGCGTGGGGAAGATCGACCCCGCAGCGGAGATCTGCAACGGCCAGGACGACGACTGCGACGGCGTCATCGACGGCACCGTTCCGAGCGGGACGCCGACGCCATGCACGACGAACGCGCAGTGCACCTCGACCCAATGGTGCGCACAGGTGGGCGCCGCCAAGCAGTGCGTGGGCTCGCCCACCGACGCCGCGGGCGACTGCGCCCCCCCCGGCCTACAGCTCCCCGTGCCGGCGCCTTGCCAGAAGGGCGCGCTCGCCTGCGTGGGCGGCGTGAAGTCCTGCGTGGGCGCGGTCGGCCCGACGGGCACGACGGACGCCTGCGGCGTGGACACCAACTGCGACGGCACGCTCACGAATCAGCCCAACCCGCTCACTGACGTGAAGAACTGCGGGCCTTCACTGCCGGGCGCGTGCGGCAACGACTGCACTCAGCTCAGCCCCGGCGGCCATGGCGTTTGGGCCTGCCAGAACGGCGCGTGCGTGCGCACCGGCTGCGATCCGGGCTTCATCAACTGTGACGGCAACAACAACGACTGCGAGAAGGCTTGCACCTTCATCAGCGCCAACGAGCAGTGCAACGGCGTGGACGACAACTGCAACTGCCAGGTCGACGAGAACATCTCGAACGCGCCCACCGCGGTGCAGGTGTGCGGCGTAGCACCTTCCGCCACGGACACTGGCTGCCTCTCGACCGCGCAGGGCGGTCAAGTCCAAGTGAGCTGCACCGCAGGCTCCTGGCAGTGCACGTTCCCGTCCGGCTACTGCACCGGCACGAAGCCCAACTACTGCAACGCCACCGCCGACATCTGCGATGGCAAGGACAACAACTGTAACGGCGCGGCCGACGAGAGCTACAAGCAGCCGGTGCTGAACCAAGGTTACCTGGGTCAGCCCTGCGCCAGCGACGACGGCAAGCCGCCGCCGGGCGACGGCGCCTGCAAGGGCGTGGGCCAGTTCATCTGCAACGGCACGCAGAACGGCACCGTGTGCAACGCCGTGAAGAACAACGCGGCGGCCGGCCCGGAGCTCTGCGACAACGTGGACAACGACTGCGACGGCAGCGTGGACGAGCCGTTCTCCGCCAAGGGCACCAACCCGACCCACTTCGTGCGGCCGGCGGCCACCAGGGTCTCGGCGAACCTGTGGATCACCCAGTACGAGGTGAGCCGCCCCGGCGCGACCAACATCAACCCCGGCACCGGCAACGGCTACCAGACGGCAGCGCCCACGGGCTCGACCATAGACAAGACCCAGGCCTGCTCGGTGAGCGGCGTGGTGCCGTGGTTCAACATCACGCCCGTCGAGGCCGCCCAGACCTGTGCGGCGCGCGGCGGCAGACTCTGCTCGACCGCGGAGTGGACCAGCATGTGCCAGGCTACCGCCAGCTGCACCTACGGCTACAACCCCCGCGGCGCCGCCTGCACCTCGGGGTTTACGGGCACGAAGTACTGCAACCTGGGCGCCTTCGACTTCGACAACAACCCCGGCAACGGCAACCAGGACGGCCTCCTGCCCACCGCCAGCAACTCGCTCCAGAACTGCTGGGCCGATTGGGCGAACCTGCAGGGCAACGTCGCAGCCAACAACAACATCCGCGACGTGACCGGCAACTTGCGCGAGATCACCTTCAACTCGACGGCCAGCCCGGGCGGCTGCAGCCAGACAGCAACGAACAGCACGTGCTTGTTCACGCTGATGGGCGGCGCTTTCAACACCGACGCCGAGGCCGGCGCCGCCTGCAACTTCACCTTCTACACGGTGAACGCGCAGTACAAGCTGTTCGACGTCGGCTACCGTTGCTGCTTCAGCGCCGACCCAGGCTTGTAGGGGCCAGAAAATCCGAAGAAACCTCGCGCCCCGGTGACAACCACCGGGGCGCGGTGGTTTTGTCTCGGCATGAAAGCCTCCCCCGTCGAGCTCATCGTCAAGAAGCGTGAGGGGGGCGCCCACCCGGCGGATGAGATCCGCGGGCTGGTGGACGCCTTCGTGAGAGGCGAGATCGCCGACTACCAGATGAGCGCCTGGCTCATGGCGGCGTTCTTGCGCGGCCTCGACGACGCCGAGACGGTGGCGCTGACCGAGGCCATGCTGCACTCCGGCGACGTCCTCCGTTTGCCGAGCGTGAAGCGCGGGAAGGTGGACAAACACTCCACCGGCGGGGTCGGCGACAAGATCAGCATCTGCCTGGCGCCCCTGGTCGCCGCGTGTGGAGTCGCGGTGCCGATGATCTCCGGCCGCGGCCTCGGCCACACCGGCGGTACCCTCGACAAGCTGGAGGCGATCCCAGGCTTCTCGGTGGACGTGGACGCCAAGCGCTTCGAGCGCATCGTGCGCGAGATCGGCGCCTGCATGATCGGGCAGACCGCCCGCCTCGCGCCGGCGGACAAACGCATCTACGCCCTGCGCGACGTCACCGGAACGGTCGAGAGCATCCCGCTCATCGTGGCCAGCATCCTGAGCAAGAAGCTCGCCGAGGGCATCGACGGGCTGGTGCTCGACGTGAAGGTCGGGCGCGGCGCGTTCATGAAGGATCTCGACTCCGCGCGCGAGCTGGCGCGTGCCCTGGTCCGGGTCGGCACGCGCGCGGGCAAGAAGGTGGTCGCGCTGCTCACCGACATGAGCGTGCCCATCGGCACGACCATCGGCAACGCCCTGGAGACACGCGAGGCCATCGAGCTCCTGATGGGCAAGGGCCCCGCCGACACCCGCGAGCTCACGCTGCGGCTCGGCGCCGAGATGCTGCTCCTGGGCGGCGCCGCCAAGAAGGCCCCGGAGGCGCGCCGGCAGCTCGAGCGCGCCATCGCCGACGGCAGCGGGCTCGCCGTGCTCGGCCGCATGGTGAAGGCGCAAGGCGGCGACGTGCGCGCGATCGAGGACCCGTCCCGCCTACCGACCGCCCGCCACCGCGTGGAGGTCCCGGCGAAGAGCAGCGGCTTCGTCACCGCCTGCGACGCGCTCGAGCTCGGGCTCACCGCCGTGGCCCTCGGAGCAGGTCGCACGCGCGCGGACCAGAAGGTCGATCCCGCCGTGGGCATCGAGCTCTGCGCGAAGCCGGGCGACCGCGTGACCAAGGGTCAGCCCCTCGCCCTGCTCCACCTCTCGAGCAAGAAGCACGCGCCGGAGCTGGTCGCCCGTACCGCCGCCGCCTTCACGCTGGGCCGGCAGGCCCCGCCTCCCCGCCCCCTGGTGATCGAGCGCATCGCGAAATGAGAGAACGCAGAGCAGGAGAGCTTCGGCTCTTGCTGTGATTCCGAGAATCGAAAGATGCTTCCGTTGCGTCGCGACTCTGTGCCGACGCCCTGGCGAAAATCTCTCGCCGTCAGTGCAGCCGCTGCCCCGGCTTCGCGCCCTGGTCCGGTGAGAGCAGGAACACTTCCTTCTCACCCGGACCGGCCGCCACCACCATGCCCTCGCTGACTCCGAACTTCATCTTGCGCGGAGCCAGGTTCGCCACCATCACCACCAGCCGCCCCACGAGCTCCTCCGGAGCGTAGGCGGCCTTGATGCCCGCGAACACGGTGCGCGTCGTGCCGCCGCCCAGGCAAAGCGTCAGCTTCAGGAGCTTCTTCGCCTCCGGAACGGCCTCCGCCGCCACGACCCGAGCGACCCTGAGGTCCACCTTCCCGAAGTCGTCGATGCTGCACTCCGGGGCCAGCGGCTCGGCGGCCAGGGCCGCGCCGTCGTCGTCCCAACCCGCGGGCTTCTGCCGCGCGACGTCGGCCTCGGCGTTCATGCTGGCGGCGATGACCGCCTCCACCTTCTTGGGATCGACCCGCTGCATCAAGTGTTTGAACTCCGCCACCGGCGTCCCGGCGAGCGGCGTCTTGGCGTCGTCCCACGAGCTCAGCGGGGCTCCCAGGAGCTCCGCCGTCTGCTCGGCCAGCTTCGGCAACACCGGCGCCAGGTAGACGACGATCTGACGGTAGAGGTTCAAGATCACCGTGCACACGTCCCGGAGCTCGGCCGCCTTGCCCGGGTCCTTCTTCAGCGTCCAAGGCTGGACTCGATCGACGTATTCGTTGGCGCGATCCGCCAGCGCCATCACGGCGCGCATCGCGCGGGCGTAGTCCACCGCCTCGTAGGCCGCGGCGATCTCCTCGCCCGCCAGGACTCCGTTCTGGAACAGCCCTTCGTCCGCGGGATAGGCGGCCGAGAGCCCGCTCTCGCGCACGAAGCGTGCGGAGCGGCTGGCCAGGTTCACGACCTTGCCGACGAGATCCGAGTTCACCTTCGCGACCAATTCGTCGAGCGCCAGGTCGATGTCCGCCGGCCCGGAGCCGAGCTTCGCGGCGTAGAAATAGCGCAGATACGCCGGATCCAGGTGCTCGAGGAAGGTCCTTGCTAGCACGAAGGTGCCCTTCGACTTGCTCATCTTCTCGCCGTTCACGGTCAGGAAGCCGTGCACGTGCACGTGGGCCGGCAGGCTGAAGCCCGCGGTCTTCAGCATCGAGGGCCAGAACAGCGTGTGGAAGTAGGTGATGTCCTTGCCGATGAAGTGGCGGATCTCGGTCTCCCCACTCCGCCACCAGTCGTCGAAGCGCTCGCCGGTCGCGTCGCACCACTCCTTCGTCGAGGCCATGTAGCCGATCGGCGCGTCGAACCAGACGTACCAGTAGTTGCCGGGAGCGTCCGGGATCTCGAAGCCGAAGTAGGGCGCGGGGCGGGAGACGTCCCAGTCCCGGAGCGGCTCCGACAGGAAGTGACCCGCGAGGTAGTTGGCGATCTCCGGCTGCAGCCGGCCCCCCTCCTGGGTCCAACCGCGCAGGAACTCGTGCAGCGCCTCGATCATCACGAACAGGTGCTTGGCGCTCCGGAGCTCCGGCCGAGTGCCCGATAAGGTGCTGACCGGGTCGATGAGCTCGTGCGCCGAGAACGTCGCGCCGCACTTCTCGCAGGAGTCGCCGTATTGGTCCGGCGCCTTGCAGCGCGGGCAGGTGCCCTTCACGAAGCGATCCGCCAGGAAGGTGCCCTCCTTCGCGTCGAAGAGCTGGGTCACGTCCCGCTCCACCACCAGCTCCGCCCGGCGCAGCGCCGCCCAGATCTCCTCGCACAGCGCGCGATTGGCCGCCGAGTGGGTGCTGCCGTAGTGGTCGAACTCGACTGAAAAACCGGCGAAGTCCCGCTGGTGAGCCACGCTCATGTCCGCGATCACCTCCTCCGGCGTCCGCCCCTCCTGGCGCGCACGCATCATGATGGCGGTGCCGTGGGTGTCGTCGGCACAGATGTAGATGGCGCGGTGCCCGCGGAGCCGCTGGAAGCGCACCCAGATGTCGGTCTGGATGTACTCGACCAGGTGGCCGATGTGGATGTGCCCGTTGGCGTAGGGCAAGGCGGCCGTGACCAGGATGCGACGACTCATCGGGCGCGCAGCCTATCACCGCTCGGAGCGCCTTGGGCAGCCGCCCGCGGCGCAGGCGCGTCGCGGGCGGGGCCTCGGCGCGTTCGCTTACTGCGGGACCGGAGCGCAGCAGCCCGTCACGCAGTAGCTGCCGGCAGGACAGGGCTGCTGGCCCGGCAAGCCGCACTTTTGCTGACCGACGGGGCAGGTCTGCTCCGTGCACTCCGGCGGCAGGGTGGGCTTGCCCACGCAGATCTCGCAGTTGCCGCAGGTGTTCAAGCAGGACGGGACCTGCACGCACTTGTGGCAGTTGTTCGCCGGGTCTGGGTTGCCCGCGAGGATGTCGTTGATGTCACACGTGCCGGGCGACTGCTTGTTGGGCGACGAGCCGAGGTACACGCCCACGTTCATCGTCACTCCGTGCGCGACCACCGTGCCGTAGTTGAGCTGCGGGAACACGCAGCAGCCGAAGCAGTCGCACCCGTTCGGGACCAGCGGACCGCAGTAGCCGGTGGCCACGGTCGGCTGGCTCATGTTGCCCGCGCACTGCGCCGACTGCGAGCCCGCGTAGTCCGCGCAGGACTTGTTGCCCGGGAACTTGAAGTTGGGGTCATAGGCGCAACCGTCACCGGCCTGCGGATTCGGAGCGTTCGGGTCGCAACGGTGATCCCAGTTGCAGTCGTCGTTGCCCGCGCCCGAGTCGGCGTCGAAGTAGCAGTCCATCTTGCAGGCCGCGTTGTTCTGGCCGGGGATCTCGCCCTTGAACCCGCCCTCGTTGTCCGAGCAGGTGCCGATGCAGTGCGGGTCCGCCGAGTCCACCTTGCAGTCGTTGTCGTTGTCCAGGCAGTCGCCGCAAGCGTAGGTCTTGCCCTGGCAGGTCCCGGGAGTGCACCACTGGCCGCAGCCGCCCTTGGCGGGCACGCAGGTCTCGCGGCAGCCGCACAGGCTGTCGTCCGGCTTGGACACGCAGCCGACGCCCTCGACGCAACTCTCCACCGTGCACGCGATCCCGTCCGAGTTCGGGCACTGGAGCGGGCCGGGGCTCGGCACGCAGCCTGTGGTCGCGTTGGCGTTGCCGGCGGTCGGATCGCAGGTCTCGGCACCGTTGCATGTGCTCGAGTCCTGACAGGCGGTGTCGTTCGGCGTGGAGATGCAGCCGACGCTGTCGATGCACGAGTCGATGGTGCAGCTCTTGTTGTCGTTGCAGGTGAGCGGCGTCCCGCCGACGCAGCCCGTCGCGACGTTGCAGGTCTCGACGCCGTTGCACAGGTTGCCGTCGCTGCAGAAGGCGTTGAACGGCGTGTGCGAGCAGGCGCCGGTGCCCGGGTTGCACTCGTCGAAGGTGCAGGCGACTCCGTCGTTGCAGTTCACGGCGTTACCGGGCTTGCACTGGCCGCCGGCGACGCTGGTGTCGCAGGTCTCGACGCCGTTGCACAGGTTGCCGTCGCTGCACTGGGCGTCGGTGGTGCAGTTCTGGGTCACGCAGCCGGTGGGCGGCAGGCAGAGCTGACCGCCGGTGCACTTGGTGTTGTCCGGCGTGGTGTCGCAGCTGTCCGTCGCTTCGTTGCAGCTCTCGACGGTGCAGGCGAGCCCGTCGGTGTTCGGGCAGGAGATGGCCGTACCGGGCTTGCAGCCCTGGTTGACGTCGCAGATCTCGGTGCCGTTGCAGTAGAGGCCGTCCTGGCACAGGCCGTTGTTCGGGACGTGGGCACAAGTGTCGTTCGCCTCGTCGCAGCTGTCGGCGGTGCAGCCGAGGCCGTCCTCGCAGTTCGGGGCGGTGCCCGGAACGCAGCCGGTCGTCGGGTTCGCGCCCGAAGTGCCGGGAGCGCAGGTCTCCGCGCCGTTGCAGAAGAGGCTGTCGCTGCACGCAGCGTTGTCGTTCACGTGCGTGCAGGTGTCGTTGGCTTCGTCGCAGGCGTCGGTGGTGCAGCTCACGCCGTCGGCGCAGTCGACGGGGGTGCCCGCTTTGCAGCCGGTGGTCGAGCCCGAGGGGGCGTTGGCCGGATCGCAGGTCTCGATGCCGTTGCAGTACGAGCCGTCCAGGCACGCCGCGTCGCTGTACACCGTCTTGCAGGTCTTGGTGCTCTCCTCGCAGATCTCCGTGGTGCACGACTTGCCGTCGCTCGGGCACACGATGGGCGTCCCGGCGACGCACTGGCTGTTCACGCACTGCTCGACGCCGTTGCAGTAGGTCCCGTCGTCGCAGTCGCCGGCGGTCACGCACTCCACCGTGCCGCCATCACCACCCGCGCCCGCCGCGCCGCCGGTTGCCGTGCCTCCCGCACCCGCCGCGCCGCCGGTCGAAGTCCCGCCCGTGCCGCCGGTCGAAGTCCCGCCCGTGCCGCCGGTCGAAGTCCCGCCCGTGCCGCCGGTCGAAGTCCCGCCCGTGCCGCCGGTCGACGCGCCACCAGCACCCGCCGCACCGCCGGTCGACGTGCCACCGGCGCCGCCGGTCGACGTGCCACCGGTGCCGCCGGTCGACGTGCCGCCGGAGCCGGCCTGGCCGCCGGTGGACGTCCCGCCGGTGCCGCCGGTCGATGTGCCTCCGGAACCCGCCTGGCCGCCCGTCCCGCCGGTGCTGCCGCCCGAGCCCGCGACGCCGCCGCTTCCGGCTGCGCCACCCGTTCCAGCTGCCCCACCTGTCCCAGCTGCTCCGCCCGTGCTGCCGCCGCTGCCGCCGGAACCGCCGCTTCCGCCGGAACCGCCGGTCGGGCCGTCGGTTCCCGCGTCCTTCTTCCCGCC contains:
- a CDS encoding thymidine phosphorylase; protein product: MKASPVELIVKKREGGAHPADEIRGLVDAFVRGEIADYQMSAWLMAAFLRGLDDAETVALTEAMLHSGDVLRLPSVKRGKVDKHSTGGVGDKISICLAPLVAACGVAVPMISGRGLGHTGGTLDKLEAIPGFSVDVDAKRFERIVREIGACMIGQTARLAPADKRIYALRDVTGTVESIPLIVASILSKKLAEGIDGLVLDVKVGRGAFMKDLDSARELARALVRVGTRAGKKVVALLTDMSVPIGTTIGNALETREAIELLMGKGPADTRELTLRLGAEMLLLGGAAKKAPEARRQLERAIADGSGLAVLGRMVKAQGGDVRAIEDPSRLPTARHRVEVPAKSSGFVTACDALELGLTAVALGAGRTRADQKVDPAVGIELCAKPGDRVTKGQPLALLHLSSKKHAPELVARTAAAFTLGRQAPPPRPLVIERIAK
- the metG gene encoding methionine--tRNA ligase, translating into MSRRILVTAALPYANGHIHIGHLVEYIQTDIWVRFQRLRGHRAIYICADDTHGTAIMMRARQEGRTPEEVIADMSVAHQRDFAGFSVEFDHYGSTHSAANRALCEEIWAALRRAELVVERDVTQLFDAKEGTFLADRFVKGTCPRCKAPDQYGDSCEKCGATFSAHELIDPVSTLSGTRPELRSAKHLFVMIEALHEFLRGWTQEGGRLQPEIANYLAGHFLSEPLRDWDVSRPAPYFGFEIPDAPGNYWYVWFDAPIGYMASTKEWCDATGERFDDWWRSGETEIRHFIGKDITYFHTLFWPSMLKTAGFSLPAHVHVHGFLTVNGEKMSKSKGTFVLARTFLEHLDPAYLRYFYAAKLGSGPADIDLALDELVAKVNSDLVGKVVNLASRSARFVRESGLSAAYPADEGLFQNGVLAGEEIAAAYEAVDYARAMRAVMALADRANEYVDRVQPWTLKKDPGKAAELRDVCTVILNLYRQIVVYLAPVLPKLAEQTAELLGAPLSSWDDAKTPLAGTPVAEFKHLMQRVDPKKVEAVIAASMNAEADVARQKPAGWDDDGAALAAEPLAPECSIDDFGKVDLRVARVVAAEAVPEAKKLLKLTLCLGGGTTRTVFAGIKAAYAPEELVGRLVVMVANLAPRKMKFGVSEGMVVAAGPGEKEVFLLSPDQGAKPGQRLH